From the Paenibacillus sp. FSL H8-0548 genome, one window contains:
- a CDS encoding helix-turn-helix domain-containing protein, giving the protein MNWLISYVAVLFVPIVISGVIYVSTMDIVKNEINRANESTLVQMEQAIDSKLRGIERISVEISLNKSIADFTHAERELTDSDHYELFLIANSLRVYKLANEFIEQIYIRYENSDTVISPQERIDSETLFALLKQREDMSATEWQNIFNSRYIQSYTPVQYESDDKKLNSVLFARSIALHNPGQPSDLILIIINDAKLLENFTPAEGSSVVILDENNRIIASSASSGLTANLRYDLLNADRGVLYNNEGNNELAVSYTTSSVTGWKYITLTPAKVFNQKMEDMKRLIYLSVFLCLVVGGVVSYVFMRMNYNPISLLISRFSNKAGVAFDGSSNEYLFLEETINSAFNEKEEISKRLKRHNDVVRSHFLSGLLKGRVETSVPLHDSLSAHAIDFSSPLYAVILFYIEDYGKYGSDEGTLEGSSKKRLLHFFITNVVEETSRENNDAYMVDMDDSLACIINFRGDNEELNRSELLRIADCVKSFLLRHLQVHLTIAVSDIQREIFGIANAYQEAMEALEYSIVLGNGETIPYAALKQSEHDSTMSGYYYPLTIEQQLINFMKTGDFEKSEQLVEMIFNKNFGHTPLSAPLAKCLMFDLISTMMKTIEDMNAISKSIFLDQSNPVDKLMNCRTIKEMKQQLMDVLQQVCAMIESGRKQENQLISQVVEFVKAEYSNEGLNISMIGDRFELTPSYLSRQFRDATGETLLDFINKTRLMDAKQMLLSNKCPVNEISRAVGYGDINTFNRIFKKFEGVTPGKYREMNEAAPVR; this is encoded by the coding sequence GTGAATTGGTTGATTTCCTATGTAGCGGTTTTATTTGTTCCGATCGTGATCAGCGGGGTTATTTATGTATCTACCATGGATATTGTCAAGAATGAGATAAATCGCGCAAATGAGTCAACTCTTGTTCAGATGGAGCAGGCGATTGACAGCAAGCTTCGAGGTATCGAGCGAATAAGCGTGGAAATATCGTTGAACAAGTCGATCGCCGATTTCACCCATGCTGAGCGCGAGCTTACAGACAGCGATCATTACGAGTTGTTTTTAATTGCGAATAGCTTGCGCGTGTATAAGCTGGCTAATGAATTTATTGAGCAAATTTATATTCGATATGAGAACAGCGATACGGTCATCTCTCCTCAAGAGCGCATAGACAGCGAAACATTGTTTGCCTTATTAAAGCAACGAGAAGATATGAGCGCAACGGAGTGGCAAAACATATTCAATTCTCGCTATATCCAAAGCTACACGCCTGTACAGTATGAGTCAGACGATAAAAAGCTAAATTCGGTGTTATTTGCCAGGTCCATTGCTTTGCACAATCCTGGTCAGCCAAGCGATCTTATTCTGATTATCATCAACGATGCCAAGCTGCTCGAAAATTTTACGCCTGCGGAGGGCTCCTCTGTCGTTATATTGGATGAGAACAATCGGATTATCGCATCAAGCGCGAGCAGCGGATTAACGGCAAACCTTAGGTATGATCTCTTAAATGCGGATAGAGGCGTGCTGTATAATAATGAAGGAAATAATGAGCTGGCTGTTTCCTATACGACCTCGTCCGTGACAGGCTGGAAGTATATAACACTGACGCCGGCTAAGGTGTTCAATCAGAAGATGGAGGACATGAAGCGTTTAATTTATTTAAGCGTATTTTTATGCCTCGTTGTCGGCGGCGTTGTTTCTTATGTATTCATGCGTATGAACTATAATCCAATCAGCCTGCTTATCAGCCGGTTTTCCAACAAGGCGGGTGTCGCATTTGATGGCAGCTCTAATGAATATTTATTTCTGGAAGAGACGATTAATAGCGCCTTTAATGAAAAGGAAGAAATCAGCAAGCGCTTGAAGCGTCATAACGATGTGGTCCGCTCGCATTTTCTATCCGGTCTGCTCAAGGGGCGAGTGGAAACTAGCGTGCCGCTCCATGATTCGCTTTCAGCTCATGCGATAGATTTCAGCAGTCCATTGTACGCGGTGATTCTCTTTTACATTGAAGATTATGGGAAATATGGCAGTGATGAAGGGACGCTTGAAGGCTCTTCGAAAAAACGGCTGCTCCATTTTTTTATAACGAATGTGGTGGAAGAGACCTCAAGAGAAAATAATGATGCCTATATGGTTGATATGGATGACTCTTTAGCTTGTATTATTAATTTCCGCGGAGATAATGAGGAATTGAATCGAAGCGAGCTCCTGAGAATCGCTGATTGCGTCAAGTCATTTCTGCTTAGACATTTGCAGGTGCATCTCACCATTGCCGTGAGCGATATACAAAGGGAAATATTCGGGATCGCTAATGCTTATCAAGAGGCGATGGAAGCGCTGGAATACAGCATTGTTCTTGGTAATGGCGAGACGATACCCTATGCAGCTTTAAAGCAATCCGAGCATGATAGCACAATGAGCGGTTACTATTATCCATTAACGATCGAGCAACAGCTCATTAACTTTATGAAGACAGGGGATTTTGAAAAGTCGGAGCAGCTGGTTGAAATGATTTTCAATAAAAACTTTGGTCATACGCCGCTGTCAGCACCGCTCGCCAAATGCTTGATGTTCGATCTCATCAGTACGATGATGAAGACGATCGAGGATATGAATGCGATAAGCAAATCGATCTTCCTTGATCAGAGTAATCCAGTAGATAAATTAATGAACTGCCGTACGATTAAAGAAATGAAGCAGCAGCTGATGGACGTGCTTCAGCAGGTGTGCGCCATGATTGAGAGCGGCCGCAAGCAGGAGAATCAGCTGATTTCTCAGGTCGTTGAATTTGTGAAGGCGGAGTACAGTAATGAAGGGCTGAACATTTCGATGATCGGGGATCGCTTCGAGCTTACTCCTTCTTATTTATCCAGACAATTCCGGGATGCGACAGGGGAGACGCTTCTGGATTTCATCAATAAGACGCGTTTAATGGACGCGAAGCAGATGCTGTTGTCGAATAAATGCCCTGTTAATGAAATATCCCGAGCGGTTGGCTACGGCGACATCAACACCTTTAATCGTATATTTAAAAAGTTTGAAGGCGTTACCCCAGGTAAATATAGAGAGATGAACGAAGCCGCTCCAGTTCGCTAG
- a CDS encoding extracellular solute-binding protein — protein sequence MKVQSSSLKKSSSILISIVLVFGILAACSNSNQSTNSGNKSPKETSQPATTAPSGEPAGVYPVDTKESITSWEEVNDNLITFYSNLADSPFGQQLEKETGIKVKYTHPASGQRKEQFNLMIASNNLTDVIEVDWTKEYPGGPEKAINDEAIIPLNDLIDQHAPNLKKLLNENPDLDKMMKTDNGTYYVFPMIRPDNGLVFRGPIIRKDWLDDLKLEVPTTIDEWYTVLKAFKQEKGATAPLTALYNNEVNLQDAFIGAYGTANRHYIDDSGKVQYGPIDPQFKDALVLLRKWYEEGLFDKDFSLNTETKALDAKMLSGESGATVHLISGGLGRWMETGKKSNESYHLVPAPYPTLNKGERAFIGQRSFEFNPSASKAITSAAKNPELVVKWLDYAYSEQGALLFNFGIEGESYTMANGVPTFTDKIVKDPQYNLQQMVSQFTKPNGPFLGDSRKSFNTFPEMDDAAVVWGETDALKHMLPGFLTPTIEESQEIAKILTAVTSYKEEMFMKFVMGREPLEKFDDYTARIKTMGIDRVTEIYQSALDRYEAR from the coding sequence ATGAAAGTACAGTCCAGCTCGTTAAAGAAAAGCAGCAGCATCCTAATTTCTATTGTTCTTGTTTTCGGTATATTAGCAGCATGCTCAAACTCGAATCAGTCTACAAATAGCGGCAATAAGTCTCCGAAGGAAACAAGTCAGCCTGCAACAACAGCACCTTCGGGTGAGCCGGCAGGCGTATATCCAGTGGATACGAAGGAATCGATCACTTCTTGGGAAGAGGTCAATGATAATTTGATTACCTTTTATTCCAATTTAGCAGATTCGCCGTTCGGCCAGCAATTAGAGAAGGAAACAGGCATTAAGGTGAAATATACGCACCCTGCCAGCGGACAACGCAAAGAGCAATTCAACCTGATGATCGCTTCGAATAATTTGACGGATGTCATTGAAGTGGACTGGACGAAGGAATATCCAGGCGGTCCTGAGAAAGCGATTAACGACGAAGCCATCATACCGTTAAACGATTTGATTGATCAGCACGCTCCTAACTTGAAGAAACTGCTTAATGAAAATCCTGACCTTGATAAGATGATGAAGACGGATAACGGCACCTATTACGTATTTCCGATGATTCGCCCGGACAACGGCCTCGTGTTCCGCGGTCCAATTATCCGCAAGGACTGGCTTGATGATCTGAAGCTGGAGGTTCCGACGACCATTGACGAATGGTACACCGTTTTGAAAGCGTTTAAGCAAGAGAAGGGAGCAACGGCTCCGTTGACGGCTTTGTACAATAATGAAGTCAATTTGCAGGATGCTTTCATTGGTGCTTACGGAACGGCGAATCGTCATTACATTGACGATAGCGGCAAGGTGCAATATGGTCCGATTGACCCTCAATTCAAGGATGCGCTGGTTTTGCTGCGTAAGTGGTATGAGGAAGGACTGTTCGATAAAGATTTTTCATTGAATACAGAAACGAAGGCGCTTGATGCAAAAATGCTGAGCGGAGAGTCCGGTGCAACGGTTCATCTTATTTCCGGTGGTCTCGGCAGATGGATGGAGACCGGCAAGAAGAGCAACGAGAGCTATCACCTGGTTCCTGCTCCTTATCCAACCTTGAATAAAGGTGAGCGAGCATTTATCGGTCAACGCAGCTTTGAATTTAATCCTTCTGCAAGCAAAGCGATTACAAGTGCTGCGAAAAACCCGGAGCTTGTCGTAAAATGGCTTGATTATGCCTACAGCGAGCAGGGCGCATTATTGTTCAACTTCGGAATTGAGGGCGAAAGCTACACGATGGCGAATGGCGTTCCAACATTTACAGATAAAATTGTTAAAGATCCTCAATATAATTTACAGCAAATGGTGTCGCAATTTACGAAGCCGAACGGGCCTTTCCTTGGTGATTCAAGAAAAAGCTTCAATACCTTCCCTGAGATGGATGACGCAGCTGTCGTATGGGGGGAGACTGACGCTCTGAAACATATGCTTCCAGGCTTCCTTACACCAACGATTGAGGAGAGCCAAGAGATTGCAAAAATTTTAACTGCAGTAACGAGCTATAAGGAAGAAATGTTCATGAAGTTTGTAATGGGGAGAGAGCCGCTGGAGAAATTTGATGACTATACAGCGCGCATTAAAACGATGGGCATTGACCGCGTAACAGAAATTTATCAATCGGCACTCGATCGTTACGAAGCAAGATAA
- a CDS encoding ABC transporter permease subunit, with the protein MKANVIMHVLFDVRKNKYLYMMLLPLIAYYLLFHYQPMYGAIIAFKDFSPRLGIIGSPWSGLGHFVDFFQGAYFWRTIRNTFMISFYDLIFGFPAPIILALLLNEVKAQLFKRTVQTITYLPHFISLVVICGMIKDFTSSSGVINDIIAFFGGERISLLLEPSLFRTIYVSTDIWQSIGWGTIIYLAALTGIDQEQYEAAKIDGAGRWKQMMHITIPGIMPTIMVLLILNLGRMMNLGFEKIILLYNPGVYETADVISSYVYRVGLQDFNYSFSSAVGLFNSAIGFILVISSNWISRKHNDTSLW; encoded by the coding sequence ATGAAGGCTAACGTTATCATGCACGTACTATTCGATGTACGTAAAAACAAATATTTATATATGATGCTTCTCCCGTTGATCGCCTATTATCTTTTATTTCATTACCAGCCGATGTATGGCGCTATTATTGCTTTTAAAGATTTTTCACCGCGGCTAGGCATTATAGGAAGCCCGTGGTCAGGCTTGGGGCATTTTGTTGATTTTTTCCAGGGTGCTTATTTTTGGAGAACGATTCGCAATACGTTTATGATCAGCTTCTACGATTTGATTTTCGGCTTTCCTGCACCGATTATATTGGCGCTTCTGCTCAATGAGGTTAAAGCGCAGCTGTTCAAAAGGACCGTTCAAACGATTACTTATTTGCCCCATTTTATATCGCTTGTCGTCATTTGCGGTATGATTAAGGATTTTACGTCAAGCAGCGGCGTTATTAATGACATCATTGCTTTTTTCGGTGGCGAGCGCATTTCTTTGCTTCTGGAGCCGAGCTTGTTCAGAACGATTTACGTGTCTACAGATATATGGCAGAGTATCGGCTGGGGAACGATCATCTATTTAGCGGCGCTGACAGGCATCGATCAAGAGCAATATGAGGCCGCGAAGATCGATGGAGCGGGAAGATGGAAGCAGATGATGCACATTACGATTCCGGGCATTATGCCGACTATTATGGTGCTGTTAATTTTAAATTTGGGACGTATGATGAATCTCGGCTTTGAAAAAATTATTTTGCTGTACAATCCCGGCGTGTACGAGACTGCTGACGTTATTTCATCTTATGTTTACCGGGTAGGGCTGCAAGATTTCAATTATAGCTTCAGCTCGGCAGTTGGTTTATTCAATTCAGCAATCGGATTTATTCTCGTTATTTCTTCTAATTGGATTAGCCGCAAGCATAATGATACAAGTCTATGGTAA
- a CDS encoding carbohydrate ABC transporter permease, which yields MVRTESWGNRLFDIGNYIFLIMLMVVTVYPLMYVAFASVSDASQLMAHKGMLWRPLGFSFEAYKNVFRNPMISSGYLNTLFILVFGLGVNILLTSFGAYALSRRTLAYRKQIMLFFVFTMFFSGGLIPFYFAVMNLGLRNSLWALIIPVAVNTFNLIIMRTAFEGIPVSLEESAKMDGANDFVILFRIILPLSLPVVAVILLYYGVSHWNAWFNASIFLQDRDQYPLQLIMREILLQGEASAMAEGAAMEDVAMLSATLKYATIMVATVPILLVYPFLQKYFVKGAMIGAIKG from the coding sequence ATGGTGAGAACAGAATCTTGGGGCAACAGGCTGTTTGATATTGGAAACTATATCTTTCTAATTATGCTAATGGTTGTAACGGTATATCCATTAATGTATGTCGCTTTCGCGTCGGTCAGCGATGCTTCTCAACTGATGGCTCATAAAGGAATGCTGTGGAGACCGCTTGGTTTCTCCTTCGAGGCATATAAGAATGTTTTTCGAAATCCGATGATAAGCTCTGGTTATTTGAACACTTTGTTTATACTCGTCTTTGGCTTGGGCGTTAACATTTTATTAACGTCCTTCGGGGCATATGCGCTGTCGCGCCGAACGCTTGCTTATCGCAAGCAAATTATGCTGTTTTTCGTATTTACGATGTTTTTCAGCGGGGGACTCATTCCATTTTATTTTGCTGTTATGAATCTTGGTCTTCGGAACTCGCTTTGGGCGCTCATAATCCCAGTTGCAGTCAATACGTTTAATCTCATCATTATGCGGACGGCGTTTGAGGGGATTCCGGTAAGTCTGGAGGAGTCAGCGAAAATGGACGGCGCTAACGATTTCGTTATCTTGTTTCGAATTATTTTACCGCTCTCGCTGCCGGTTGTAGCTGTTATTCTGCTTTATTACGGGGTCAGTCATTGGAATGCTTGGTTCAATGCTTCCATCTTCCTGCAGGATCGCGATCAATATCCACTGCAATTAATTATGCGTGAAATTTTGCTGCAGGGCGAGGCAAGCGCAATGGCGGAAGGAGCAGCGATGGAGGATGTGGCGATGCTCTCGGCAACGTTGAAGTATGCAACGATTATGGTGGCGACGGTGCCGATATTGCTGGTCTACCCATTCTTGCAAAAATATTTTGTTAAGGGTGCGATGATCGGTGCGATTAAAGGTTAA
- a CDS encoding glycoside hydrolase family 95-like protein has product MSQETSAVRLIQDWESFLDKHDMDWVVRPLSWETGAFLGNGTIGGMVYGEEHSSQRGLLRFVLGRTDVTTNDTGGSMSFDPRVPVGELHLKLEGWVYQPTAMRLDLWNAELRADITTTKGEVRLRAFVHSEKPVLCIELEMSEGERNTVIKWVPHTELPAVLKHSDGINVNQYKPDTEVERLQLHDVEVGLQRYGSGTGCVTAWKEQTLSDACKVAWFSLVNGCEESDCLRAVQEVQAAAACTFENWIGTHRDWWHRYYEQSFLSIPDAQLESFYWIQMYKLASAVRADAPLLDNTGPWLTTTPWPGAWFNMNVQMSYSPVYTANRLELGESLIGALKRNEESLIANVAEPYRFDSAGLGRSSGPDMRSEVDDEIGNLTWICHNIWRHYRYSMDESLLRDMLYPLLKRSVNYYLHLLKEGEDGKLHLPPTISPEYGSFKSLKAADCHYDLALLRWGCTTLLAACERLQLEDSRADCWRDVLDRLAPLPIDDTGFQVGKDMPMAFGHRHFSHMLAVFPLHLVSGEKEGEWELIYRSLQHWLSLEGDLRGFSFTGAASIAATLGLGDVALQCLQTLLLMITPNTMYKEAGPVIETPLAGAEALQDMLLQSWGDRIRVFPAVPKEWQDAAFHNLRAEGGFLVSAVRKEGKTSFVRVKSLAGEPCLIQSDLPEQGAVRAIRVVNGTALGDAYVMDCEDNKLVRLHMQAGDEIVLYSGDQMPQLTIAAVKHSKPIYNYYGGRTPWRQYGIVF; this is encoded by the coding sequence ATGAGCCAAGAAACCAGCGCTGTGCGGCTTATTCAGGATTGGGAAAGTTTTCTTGACAAGCATGATATGGATTGGGTTGTCAGGCCTCTGTCTTGGGAGACAGGAGCTTTCCTAGGAAATGGGACAATCGGTGGAATGGTTTATGGGGAGGAGCATTCAAGTCAGAGGGGGCTGCTGCGGTTTGTGCTGGGCCGTACAGATGTAACTACGAATGATACTGGCGGCAGCATGAGCTTTGATCCTCGTGTGCCTGTCGGAGAGCTTCATCTTAAGCTTGAAGGATGGGTTTATCAGCCGACTGCTATGAGGCTTGATTTATGGAATGCTGAGCTTCGTGCTGACATCACGACGACGAAGGGCGAGGTGCGGCTGCGCGCTTTCGTCCATAGTGAAAAACCGGTGCTGTGTATCGAGCTTGAAATGTCAGAGGGTGAGCGGAATACCGTCATTAAATGGGTTCCGCACACAGAGCTGCCTGCAGTTCTGAAGCATTCTGACGGTATTAATGTGAATCAATATAAACCAGATACAGAGGTGGAGCGGCTGCAACTGCATGACGTGGAAGTGGGGCTTCAGCGCTATGGCAGCGGAACAGGCTGCGTCACGGCATGGAAGGAGCAGACGCTCTCTGATGCTTGCAAGGTTGCATGGTTCTCCTTAGTGAACGGCTGCGAGGAATCGGATTGCTTGCGAGCTGTGCAGGAGGTTCAAGCTGCGGCAGCCTGCACATTTGAAAATTGGATAGGCACGCATCGCGATTGGTGGCATCGGTATTATGAGCAGAGCTTTCTGTCTATTCCCGATGCGCAGCTGGAGAGCTTCTATTGGATTCAAATGTATAAGCTTGCGTCAGCTGTGAGGGCGGATGCGCCGCTGCTTGATAATACAGGTCCATGGCTGACGACTACACCTTGGCCGGGCGCTTGGTTCAATATGAATGTGCAGATGAGCTATTCTCCGGTATATACGGCTAATCGTCTAGAGCTGGGCGAATCGCTTATCGGAGCACTGAAACGCAATGAAGAGAGCTTGATTGCGAATGTAGCAGAGCCTTATCGATTCGACAGCGCTGGTCTGGGCAGAAGCAGCGGTCCTGATATGAGAAGTGAAGTTGATGATGAGATCGGCAATTTGACCTGGATTTGTCATAATATATGGCGGCATTACCGTTATTCGATGGATGAGTCGCTGCTGCGGGATATGCTGTATCCCCTGCTAAAGAGAAGCGTTAATTATTATTTGCATCTGCTTAAGGAAGGCGAGGACGGCAAGCTGCATCTGCCGCCGACAATATCACCGGAGTACGGCTCCTTCAAAAGTTTAAAAGCTGCAGATTGTCATTATGATCTTGCTCTTCTGCGCTGGGGCTGCACGACGCTGCTTGCTGCTTGTGAGCGGCTGCAGCTAGAGGACAGCAGAGCAGATTGCTGGAGAGATGTGCTCGATCGATTAGCGCCGCTGCCGATCGACGATACCGGCTTTCAAGTGGGCAAGGATATGCCAATGGCCTTCGGGCATCGACATTTCAGCCATATGCTGGCCGTATTTCCGCTCCATCTCGTCTCGGGCGAGAAGGAAGGGGAATGGGAGCTTATTTACAGGTCGCTGCAGCATTGGCTAAGTCTAGAGGGGGATCTGCGCGGCTTTAGCTTCACCGGCGCAGCTTCTATTGCAGCGACATTGGGACTTGGGGATGTGGCGCTGCAATGTTTGCAGACGCTGCTGCTCATGATTACGCCGAACACGATGTATAAGGAAGCGGGACCCGTAATTGAGACACCGCTTGCAGGAGCGGAAGCATTACAGGATATGCTGCTGCAAAGCTGGGGGGATCGCATTCGCGTATTTCCAGCTGTGCCAAAGGAATGGCAGGATGCAGCCTTTCATAATTTACGGGCTGAAGGCGGATTTCTAGTCAGCGCGGTTAGAAAAGAAGGGAAGACCAGCTTCGTTCGAGTAAAGAGCTTGGCGGGAGAGCCGTGTTTGATTCAATCAGATTTGCCGGAGCAAGGTGCCGTGAGGGCGATTCGAGTGGTAAACGGGACAGCGCTTGGTGATGCCTATGTGATGGACTGCGAGGACAATAAGCTCGTTCGTCTGCACATGCAAGCAGGAGATGAGATCGTTCTATATAGCGGCGATCAGATGCCTCAGTTGACGATTGCGGCGGTAAAACACAGCAAGCCAATTTACAATTATTATGGGGGGCGTACGCCATGGCGGCAATATGGGATAGTCTTCTAA
- a CDS encoding glycoside hydrolase family 88 protein: MAAIWDSLLIPRVERMMEQIGDKSPHKTIDGVYDHMRLDWWTSGFWPGILWIMYDMTGDERYREHAWGWDGKLEQCFVTESNLHHDVGFQFLPTAVIKYKLTGDADALRRGLAAANFLAGRFNLAGRYLKAWNQEFTGWAIIDSTMNLSLLFWASEQTGDPRYRHIAVAHADTVLEKFMRADGSVCHIASFDAESGAFVEELGGQGYAPQSAWSRGQAWALHGLANSYRYTGEQRFLHAAQRIAHYFLAALPGDHVPPWDFRVPDTDREPKDTSAAACAASGLLEIAACLQEPEALLYADAADRILQSLTSRYTTWTQEDEQGLLRQGTGHRPAGQNVNVSLIYGDYFYVEALAKQNGWRNRIF; encoded by the coding sequence ATGGCGGCAATATGGGATAGTCTTCTAATTCCGCGGGTAGAGAGAATGATGGAGCAGATCGGAGACAAGTCTCCGCATAAAACAATTGATGGCGTATATGATCATATGCGGCTGGATTGGTGGACTTCTGGATTTTGGCCTGGCATTCTATGGATTATGTATGATATGACTGGCGATGAGCGGTATCGCGAGCATGCATGGGGATGGGACGGGAAGCTGGAGCAATGCTTTGTAACGGAATCCAATTTGCATCATGATGTTGGCTTTCAATTTTTGCCGACAGCTGTGATTAAATATAAGCTTACCGGAGATGCGGATGCGCTTCGAAGAGGGCTGGCGGCCGCGAACTTCTTAGCGGGAAGGTTTAACTTGGCCGGGCGGTACTTAAAGGCGTGGAATCAAGAGTTTACAGGCTGGGCGATTATCGACTCCACGATGAATCTATCGTTATTATTCTGGGCCTCCGAGCAAACAGGAGATCCAAGATACAGACATATTGCGGTCGCTCATGCAGATACCGTGCTTGAAAAATTTATGCGGGCGGATGGCTCCGTCTGTCATATCGCAAGCTTTGATGCGGAGTCAGGCGCATTTGTGGAAGAGCTTGGCGGCCAGGGCTATGCTCCTCAATCAGCTTGGAGCAGAGGGCAGGCATGGGCTTTGCACGGTTTGGCGAATAGCTATCGTTACACGGGTGAGCAGAGGTTTTTGCATGCTGCTCAAAGAATCGCCCATTATTTTCTAGCTGCGTTGCCGGGGGATCATGTTCCGCCCTGGGATTTTCGAGTGCCTGATACTGACCGAGAGCCGAAGGATACTTCGGCGGCAGCCTGTGCTGCCTCTGGCTTGCTGGAAATCGCGGCATGCCTGCAGGAGCCTGAAGCGCTGCTTTATGCGGATGCGGCAGATCGCATATTGCAATCATTGACTTCACGATATACGACATGGACGCAGGAGGATGAGCAAGGGCTGCTGAGACAGGGGACAGGCCATCGGCCTGCCGGTCAAAACGTAAATGTTTCCTTAATATACGGCGATTATTTTTATGTAGAAGCACTCGCGAAACAGAATGGCTGGAGAAACCGAATCTTCTGA